The following are encoded together in the Meriones unguiculatus strain TT.TT164.6M chromosome 16, Bangor_MerUng_6.1, whole genome shotgun sequence genome:
- the Txndc9 gene encoding thioredoxin domain-containing protein 9 — protein sequence MEGNGSIDMFSEVLENQFLQAAKLVENHLDSEIQKLDQIGEDELEVLKEKRLAALRKAQQQKQEWLSKGHGEYREVASERDFFQEVKESEKVVCHFYRDTTFRCKILDRHLAILSKKHLETKFLKLNVEKAPFLCERLRIKVLPTLALLRDGKTQDYVVGFTDLGNTDDFTTETLEWRLGCSDVINYSGNLMEPPFQSQKKFGTNFTKLEKKTIRGKKYDSDSDDD from the exons ATGGAAGGTAATGGCTCCATCGACATGTTCTCAGAAGTTCTGGAGAACCAGTTCCTGCAGGCTGCTAAGCTAGTGGAGAACCACTTGGACTCTGAAATTCAGAAGCTGGATCAGATCGGTGAAGATGAACTGGAAGTCCTCAAAGAAAAGAGACtggcagcactcaggaaagcacagcagcagaaacaa GAATGGCTTTCTAAAGGACATGGAGAGTACAGAGAAGTCGCCAGCGAGAGAGACTTCTTTCAAGAAGTCAAGGAAAGTGAAAAAGTGGTTTGCCATTTCTACAGAGACACCACATTCAG GTGTAAAATACTAGACAGACATTTAGCGATTCTGTCCAAAAAACATCTTGAAACCAAATTTTTGAAGCTGAATGTGGAAAAGGCACCATTCCTCTGTGAGAGACTGCGGATCAAGGTCCTCCCCACGCTAGCACTCTTGAGAGATGGCAAGACACAAGATTATGTCGTTGGATTCACCGACCTAGGAAATACAGATGACTTCACTACAGAAACTTTAGAATGGAGACTTGGTTGTTCTGATGTTATCAATTACAG TGGAAATTTAATGGAGCCACCATTTCAGAGCCAAAAGAAATTCGGAACAAACTTCACAAAGCTGGAAAAGAAAACTATCCGAGGAAAGAAATATGATTCTGATTCTGACGACGATTAG